A genomic window from bacterium includes:
- the secG gene encoding preprotein translocase subunit SecG, whose translation MIIVNVVIVIHILLCIGLALSVLLQAGKGGGLSGAFGGAGTQTILGQRGAATFLSKLTRWMAISYMVISLLLAFLYSSPKREEAALPSGGTEQTQKAPEAAPIVNEGSAPATSGEQPAPETK comes from the coding sequence TTGATCATCGTCAACGTAGTCATCGTAATCCACATCCTCCTGTGCATCGGCCTAGCGTTATCCGTCCTCCTGCAGGCCGGCAAGGGCGGCGGGTTGTCCGGAGCCTTCGGCGGTGCGGGAACCCAAACAATTCTGGGGCAGCGCGGGGCGGCGACCTTCCTCTCCAAGCTCACCCGCTGGATGGCGATAAGCTACATGGTCATCTCCCTGCTGCTGGCCTTTCTCTACTCCTCGCCCAAGCGGGAGGAGGCCGCCTTGCCGAGCGGCGGGACCGAACAGACTCAGAAGGCCCCCGAGGCGGCGCCCATCGTGAACGAGGGATCCGCGCCGGCGACGAGCGGGGAGCAACCGGCCCCCGAGACTAAGTAA